The following coding sequences lie in one Oncorhynchus kisutch isolate 150728-3 linkage group LG17, Okis_V2, whole genome shotgun sequence genomic window:
- the sike1 gene encoding suppressor of IKBKE 1 → MACTLEKVLGDARTLLERLKEHDTAAEGLIEQSGALSQKVQGMREVGNALPDKYMEESSEIQELSKYKPHVLLTQENTQIKELQQENRELWLSLEEHQYALELIMGRYRKQMLQLMMEKKELDTKPVLSLHEDHAKEVQSQLERICEMGQVMRRAVQVDDQHYCSVRERLAQLEIENKELRDLLTISKSSVRPQKEDSSQSATEEEVEPGTNQ, encoded by the exons ATGGCGTGCACTTTGGAAAAGGTTCTTGGCGATGCTCGCACGCTGCTTGAGAGGCTCAAAGAGCACGACACGGCGGCAGAAGGACTGATCGAGCAGTCTGGAGCGCTCAGCCAGAAGGTTCAGGGCATGAGAGAGGTGGGGAATGCCCTTCCAGACAAG TACATGGAGGAAAGTTCTGAGATACAGGAGTTGTCAAAGTACAAGCCTCACGTCCTGTTAACGCAAGAGAATACCCAAATAAAGGAACTACAGCAAGAAAACCGAG AACTGTGGCTGTCTTTGGAGGAGCACCAGTATGCGCTAGAATTGATCATGGGTAGATACCGCAAGCAAATGCTACAGCTTATGATGGAAAAGAAGGAGCTGGACACAAAGCCTGTTCTTAGCCTTCATGAGGACCATGCCAAG GAAGTGCAAAGCCAACTGGAGCGGATATGCGAGATGGGTCAGGTGATGAGAAGAGCTGTTCAGGTGGATGACCAGCACTACTGCTCTGTGCGAGAGAGGCTTGCCCAACTAGAG ATTGAAAACAAGGAGCTGCGAGATCTACTGACCATTAGTAAGAGTTCTGTGAGGCCACAGAAGGAAGACTCCAGCCAATCAGCGACAGAGGAAGAAGTCGAACCGGGGACCAATCAGTGA